The proteins below are encoded in one region of Catenulispora sp. EB89:
- a CDS encoding DUF3499 domain-containing protein — protein sequence MSPARRCSRTACSRPAVATLTYVYADSTAVLGPLAAYIEPHSYDLCAEHSTRLTAPRGWAVLRLTEPDPGPSQPSSDDLEALANAVREAARGPRGERGSRGDRGAHGDDGDGAVLSRARGHLRALPDPEH from the coding sequence GTGAGCCCAGCCCGCAGATGTTCGCGAACCGCGTGTAGCCGTCCGGCCGTCGCGACGCTCACGTACGTGTACGCGGACTCCACCGCCGTCCTCGGCCCTCTGGCCGCTTATATCGAGCCGCACAGCTACGACCTGTGCGCTGAGCACTCGACCCGGCTGACCGCCCCGCGGGGGTGGGCCGTGCTGCGGTTGACCGAACCCGATCCGGGCCCCTCGCAGCCCTCGTCGGACGACCTCGAAGCACTGGCGAACGCGGTACGCGAGGCCGCTCGCGGGCCCCGTGGGGAGCGCGGGAGCCGTGGGGACCGGGGTGCGCACGGGGACGACGGGGACGGTGCGGTCCTCTCGCGGGCCCGGGGCCACCTGCGGGCGCTGCCCGATCCCGAGCACTGA
- a CDS encoding metallopeptidase family protein, whose product MTVAEGRIGGYARRVPITASIRSGAGQEPRRRKHTRDRRGRGLRGPLAPPQVPLALTRAEQFDELVLDAVERLERRWPRLAEIELAVEEVPPADAENWSEEAVPLGRVIADRPGEPVRIVVYRRPVEARAAGRPELADLVYEVVVEQVAELLGMEPDEVDEGRDEED is encoded by the coding sequence ATGACTGTCGCCGAGGGGCGGATCGGCGGTTACGCTCGACGCGTGCCCATCACTGCCTCGATCAGGTCGGGGGCCGGCCAGGAGCCCCGCCGCCGGAAGCATACGCGTGACAGGCGGGGGCGGGGTCTGCGCGGACCCCTCGCCCCGCCGCAGGTCCCGCTGGCGTTGACGCGCGCCGAGCAGTTCGACGAGCTGGTGCTGGACGCCGTGGAACGGCTGGAGCGGCGCTGGCCGCGGCTGGCCGAGATCGAGCTGGCGGTCGAGGAGGTCCCGCCGGCCGACGCCGAGAACTGGAGCGAAGAGGCCGTGCCGCTGGGCCGGGTGATCGCGGACCGGCCCGGCGAGCCGGTGCGGATCGTGGTGTACCGGCGGCCGGTGGAGGCCCGGGCCGCGGGCCGGCCGGAGCTGGCGGACCTGGTCTACGAAGTGGTCGTCGAACAAGTCGCGGAGCTGCTGGGCATGGAGCCCGACGAGGTGGATGAGGGGCGGGACGAGGAGGACTGA
- a CDS encoding phosphomannomutase/phosphoglucomutase has translation MSQIVKAYDVRGVVPDQLDETDTEAVGAAFAEFAGAPSVVVGHDMRPSSPDLAAAFARGAASRGVDVVEIGLASTDLLYFASGALDMPGAMFTASHNPAKYNGIKMCKAGAAPIGQDSGLVQIREAAQAIIDGNPLPPADKTGTVTRQAMLDDYAAYLNKLVDLSKIRPLKVVVDAANGMGGYTVPTVFNGLPLDVVDLYFELDGTFPNHEANPLDPKNLVDLQRAVVEHRADLGLAFDGDADRCFVVDERGEPVAPSTITALVAVRELAKHPGATIIHNLITSAAVPEIVREHGGVPVRTRVGHSFIKQEMANTGAVFGGEHSAHYYFQDFWKADTGMLAAMHVLAALGEQDAPLSELASDYTRYASSGEVNSEVADQAGRSAAVRAAFESRPGVTVDELDGLTVTGDGWWFNVRPSNTEPLLRLNIEAADADAVAALRDEVLAIVRA, from the coding sequence TTGTCACAGATCGTCAAGGCATACGACGTACGCGGGGTGGTCCCGGACCAGCTCGACGAGACCGACACCGAGGCGGTCGGCGCGGCGTTCGCCGAGTTCGCGGGCGCGCCCTCGGTAGTGGTGGGCCACGACATGCGCCCGAGCTCGCCGGATCTGGCCGCGGCGTTCGCCCGCGGCGCCGCCTCGCGGGGCGTGGACGTCGTGGAGATCGGCTTGGCCTCCACGGACCTGCTCTACTTCGCCTCCGGCGCCCTGGACATGCCCGGCGCGATGTTCACGGCCAGTCACAACCCGGCGAAGTACAACGGGATCAAGATGTGCAAGGCCGGCGCCGCGCCGATCGGCCAGGACTCCGGCCTGGTGCAGATCCGCGAGGCCGCGCAGGCGATCATCGACGGGAACCCGCTGCCGCCGGCGGACAAGACCGGCACCGTCACCCGGCAGGCCATGCTCGACGACTACGCCGCGTACCTGAACAAGCTGGTCGACCTGTCGAAGATCCGCCCGCTGAAGGTGGTCGTCGACGCGGCGAACGGGATGGGCGGCTATACGGTTCCCACCGTCTTCAACGGCCTGCCGCTGGACGTCGTCGACCTCTACTTCGAGCTGGACGGCACCTTCCCGAACCACGAGGCGAACCCGCTGGACCCGAAGAACCTCGTCGACCTGCAGCGCGCGGTCGTCGAGCACCGGGCCGACCTCGGCCTGGCCTTCGACGGCGACGCCGACCGCTGTTTCGTGGTCGACGAGCGCGGCGAGCCCGTCGCCCCGTCCACGATCACCGCCCTGGTCGCGGTGCGCGAACTGGCCAAGCACCCGGGCGCCACGATCATCCACAACCTGATCACCTCGGCGGCGGTGCCGGAGATCGTGCGCGAGCACGGCGGCGTCCCGGTCCGCACCCGGGTCGGCCACTCCTTCATCAAGCAGGAGATGGCGAACACCGGCGCGGTCTTCGGCGGCGAGCACTCGGCGCACTACTACTTCCAGGACTTCTGGAAGGCCGACACCGGCATGCTGGCCGCGATGCACGTGCTGGCCGCGCTCGGCGAGCAGGACGCGCCGCTGTCGGAGCTGGCCTCGGACTACACCCGCTACGCGTCCTCCGGCGAGGTCAACAGCGAGGTCGCCGACCAGGCCGGCCGTTCGGCCGCGGTCCGGGCGGCGTTCGAGAGCCGTCCCGGCGTCACCGTGGACGAGCTCGACGGCCTGACCGTCACCGGTGACGGCTGGTGGTTCAATGTGCGACCGTCGAACACCGAGCCCCTGTTGCGCCTGAACATCGAGGCGGCCGACGCCGACGCGGTGGC
- a CDS encoding DUF5719 family protein: MTRPNRPAPPGAEDRPQRPARPAGARPTGAAPRPTGGAPRGRALAKTRTSPISAFGALGVVAVVLLAGLGYGFSTGTQNKSAVSEQTSRTLPVGSATAVCQGQMGAGNDTSTSLTTFTPSGNATTGTDGASVQYVDGKPFAPLKIGAAGTRSSAQQVTQFNTVTNDVGELQPVPLVLQATGSYAPGFTAGELIRSDSGNQRGMAASPCTTPSTDFWFAGVSVGTTDRDSWLYMANTDNAPATVNLTYYGQDGKIDTGTLGHDITVLPHTSVKYQLSSPLGAAAQASAVASVHVSTTEGRVAAQVLDMDKPQKSDNGTGRGMDFIPAQTPAVAAETSQTIPGIPAPGNTLTKFDLVITSTSDVPVSIDHVYWYGKQGRIELAAQTQDPGKGYTKRDSPLSIAPDHTVILNMTSAAQDPTESAALQIVGSGGSFVSGVRLVETDPKSGTQDSAYLAPTPPVSSEAIVSDSNVGGAAKSTLILTSAGSKGSTVQVTTIGADNKPAVDQVTIAANSTVAYTPKATGWFTTIVQPQPGSDPLYGARILSDLPAKGGMQVTAETLEDARVSAAVPPVAPDLSGAVAR; the protein is encoded by the coding sequence ATGACCCGGCCGAACCGTCCCGCGCCTCCCGGCGCGGAAGACCGCCCGCAGCGCCCAGCGCGCCCCGCCGGAGCACGTCCGACCGGCGCCGCGCCGCGCCCGACCGGCGGTGCGCCAAGAGGCCGCGCGCTGGCCAAGACCCGCACCTCCCCGATCTCCGCCTTCGGCGCCCTCGGCGTGGTCGCGGTGGTCCTGCTGGCCGGCCTCGGCTACGGGTTCTCCACCGGCACGCAGAACAAGAGCGCGGTCAGCGAGCAGACCTCGCGCACCCTGCCGGTCGGCAGCGCCACCGCGGTCTGCCAGGGCCAGATGGGCGCCGGCAACGACACCTCGACGTCGCTGACCACCTTCACTCCGTCGGGCAACGCCACGACCGGCACCGACGGCGCGAGCGTGCAGTACGTCGACGGCAAGCCGTTCGCCCCGTTGAAGATCGGGGCCGCCGGCACCCGTTCCAGCGCGCAGCAGGTCACGCAGTTCAACACGGTCACCAACGACGTCGGCGAGCTCCAGCCGGTGCCGCTGGTCCTGCAGGCCACCGGTTCCTACGCCCCGGGCTTCACCGCCGGCGAGCTGATCCGCAGCGACAGCGGCAACCAGCGGGGCATGGCCGCCTCGCCCTGCACCACTCCGAGCACCGACTTCTGGTTCGCCGGGGTCTCGGTCGGCACCACGGACCGCGACTCGTGGCTCTACATGGCGAACACCGACAACGCCCCGGCCACCGTCAACCTGACCTACTACGGCCAGGACGGCAAGATCGACACCGGCACCCTCGGCCACGACATCACGGTCCTGCCCCACACCTCGGTCAAGTACCAGCTCAGCAGCCCCCTCGGCGCCGCGGCCCAGGCCAGCGCCGTGGCCAGCGTGCACGTCAGCACCACCGAGGGCCGGGTCGCGGCCCAGGTCCTGGACATGGACAAGCCGCAGAAGAGCGACAACGGCACCGGCCGCGGCATGGACTTCATCCCCGCCCAGACGCCGGCCGTGGCCGCCGAGACCTCGCAGACCATCCCGGGCATCCCCGCCCCGGGGAACACCCTGACGAAGTTCGACCTGGTCATCACCTCCACCAGCGACGTGCCGGTCAGCATCGACCACGTCTACTGGTACGGCAAGCAGGGCCGGATCGAGCTGGCGGCGCAGACGCAGGACCCGGGCAAGGGCTACACCAAGCGCGACAGCCCGCTGAGCATCGCCCCGGACCACACGGTGATACTGAACATGACCTCGGCCGCGCAGGACCCGACCGAGTCGGCGGCGCTGCAGATCGTCGGCAGCGGCGGCTCGTTCGTGTCCGGGGTCCGGCTGGTCGAGACCGACCCGAAGAGCGGCACCCAGGACAGCGCCTACCTGGCCCCGACCCCGCCGGTGAGCAGCGAGGCGATCGTCAGCGACAGCAACGTCGGCGGCGCGGCCAAGAGCACGCTGATCCTCACCTCCGCCGGGAGCAAGGGGTCGACGGTCCAGGTGACCACCATCGGCGCCGACAACAAGCCGGCCGTCGACCAGGTGACGATCGCGGCCAACAGCACGGTCGCCTACACCCCGAAGGCCACCGGCTGGTTCACCACGATCGTCCAGCCGCAGCCGGGCTCGGACCCGCTCTACGGCGCGCGCATCCTGTCGGACCTGCCGGCCAAGGGCGGTATGCAGGTCACCGCAGAGACGCTGGAGGACGCCCGGGTGTCGGCGGCGGTGCCGCCGGTGGCGCCGGACCTGTCGGGCGCCGTCGCCCGCTGA